A genomic region of Xanthomonas fragariae contains the following coding sequences:
- a CDS encoding DUF2782 domain-containing protein — protein sequence MNRASLLLLPLLLLGGCATGSASVGGDVPAGADVTSKTMGNGDKVDEYRVNGQLETVRVTPARGAPYFLYDRNHDGHTDAEKDKVNKVYWKLYSW from the coding sequence ATGAACAGAGCGAGTCTTTTACTGCTACCGTTACTGCTGCTCGGCGGCTGCGCCACCGGTAGTGCGAGTGTCGGCGGCGATGTACCGGCCGGTGCGGATGTCACCAGCAAGACCATGGGCAACGGCGACAAGGTCGACGAATATCGGGTCAACGGCCAGTTGGAAACGGTGCGCGTGACGCCCGCACGCGGTGCGCCCTACTTCCTGTACGACCGCAACCACGACGGCCACACCGATGCCGAGAAAGACAAGGTCAACAAGGTGTACTGGAAGCTCTATAGCTGGTGA
- the hemF gene encoding oxygen-dependent coproporphyrinogen oxidase, with amino-acid sequence MNEFDRVRDYLTSLQDRICAAVEAADGQARFAEDLWQREEGGGGRTRILRDGAVFEQAGIGFSDVSGSRLPPSASAHRPELAGATWRACGVSLVFHPHNPHIPTTHANVRYFRAERDGEVVAAWFGGGFDLTPFYPVDEDVLHWHRTAQALCAPFGEERYAAHKRWCDEYFFLRHRNETRGVGGLFFDDLGQDFERDFAYQRAVGDGFLDAYLPIVERRKGTPYGEREREFQLYRRGRYVEFNLVYDRGTLFGLQSGGRAESILMSLPPRVRWEYGFEAEPGSAEARLMDFLVPRDWLG; translated from the coding sequence ATGAACGAATTCGACCGTGTACGCGATTATCTGACCAGCTTGCAGGATCGTATCTGCGCTGCCGTGGAAGCCGCCGATGGGCAGGCGCGATTTGCCGAGGACCTCTGGCAACGCGAGGAAGGCGGCGGTGGGCGCACCCGCATCCTGCGCGATGGCGCGGTTTTCGAGCAGGCCGGCATCGGCTTTTCGGATGTGTCCGGCTCGCGCTTGCCGCCTTCGGCCAGTGCGCACCGGCCCGAACTGGCCGGGGCCACCTGGCGTGCCTGCGGGGTGTCGTTGGTGTTCCATCCGCACAATCCGCACATTCCGACCACCCACGCCAACGTGCGTTACTTCCGCGCCGAGCGCGATGGCGAGGTGGTGGCGGCCTGGTTCGGTGGCGGCTTCGATCTGACCCCGTTCTATCCGGTCGACGAAGACGTGCTGCACTGGCACCGTACCGCGCAGGCACTGTGTGCGCCGTTCGGCGAGGAGCGTTATGCGGCGCACAAGCGTTGGTGCGATGAGTACTTTTTCCTACGCCACCGCAACGAGACGCGTGGCGTGGGCGGGTTGTTCTTCGACGATCTGGGCCAGGACTTTGAGCGTGACTTCGCCTACCAGCGCGCGGTCGGCGATGGCTTTCTGGACGCCTACCTGCCGATCGTCGAGCGCCGCAAGGGCACGCCCTACGGCGAGCGTGAGCGCGAGTTCCAGCTTTACCGTCGTGGCCGCTACGTGGAGTTCAATCTGGTCTACGACCGCGGCACCCTGTTCGGGCTGCAGAGCGGCGGGCGCGCTGAAAGCATCTTGATGAGCCTGCCGCCGCGGGTGCGCTGGGAGTACGGCTTCGAGGCGGAACCGGGCAGCGCCGAGGCGCGGCTGATGGACTTTCTGGTACCGCGTGATTGGCTGGGCTGA
- the polA gene encoding DNA polymerase I gives MSRLVLIDGSSYLYRAFHALPPLTNAQGEPTGALFGVVNMLRATLKERPAYIAFVVDAPGKTFRDDLYADYKANRPSMPDDLRAQMQPMCDIVHALGIDILRIDGVEADDVIGTLALQAAADGLSVTISTGDKDFAQLVRPGIELVNTMSGSRMDSAEAVIAKFGVRPNQIVDLLALMGDTVDNVPGVEKCGPKTAVKWLAEYDSLDGVIANADKIKGKIGENLRAALPRLPLNRELVTIKTDVTLASGPRALDLREPNAETLAVLYARHGFTQALRELGGAAAQAGLSIEPMALGAAAAAASARTEPGRARGTGFVSGPVSPPVEMDPALSAPGQYDTILTQEQLDSWIARLRATGEFAFDTETDSLDPLQADLIGLSVAAEPGQAAYLPFGHTFPGVPAQLDRTQALAQLAPLLTDPAVRKLGQHGKYDLHVMRRHGIALAGYSEDTLLESFVLNSGSARHDLDSLAKRYLGYDTVKYEDVCGKGTKQIPFAQISLDDATRYAAEDADITLRLHHVLGPKLAAEPGLERVYRDIEIPLVEVLARIEANGVCVDAAELRRQSADLSKRMLAAQQKATELAGRTFNMDSPKQLQALLFDELKLPAVIKTPKGQPSTNEEALEAIADQHALPRVILEYRGLTKLRSTYTDKLPEMIHPQSGRVHTSYHQAGAATGRLSSSDPNLQNIPIRTEDGRRIRRAFVAPAGRKLIACDYSQIELRIMAHLSGDPGLVGAFESGADVHRATAAEVFGRTIDTVSVDERRAAKAINFGLMYGMSAFGLARQLGIGRGEAQDYIALYFSRYPGVRDFMETTRQQARDKGYVETVFGRRLYLDFINAGSQGQRAGAERAAINAPMQGTAADIIKRAMVSVDGWIAGHAERALMILQVHDELVFEADADFVDTLLSEVTTRMSSAAELRVPLVVDSGVGVNWDQAH, from the coding sequence ATGAGCAGATTAGTCCTGATCGACGGGTCCAGTTACCTGTATCGCGCGTTCCACGCGCTTCCGCCGCTGACCAATGCCCAGGGCGAGCCCACTGGTGCATTGTTCGGCGTGGTCAACATGCTGCGCGCCACCTTGAAGGAACGCCCGGCCTACATCGCGTTCGTGGTGGATGCGCCAGGCAAGACGTTTCGTGACGACTTGTATGCCGATTACAAAGCCAATCGCCCCTCGATGCCCGATGACCTGCGCGCGCAGATGCAGCCGATGTGCGACATCGTGCATGCGTTGGGCATCGACATCTTGCGCATCGATGGCGTGGAAGCCGACGATGTGATCGGTACGCTGGCCCTGCAGGCCGCCGCCGATGGCTTGAGCGTCACCATCTCCACCGGCGATAAGGACTTCGCACAGCTGGTGCGCCCGGGCATCGAACTGGTCAACACCATGAGCGGCAGCCGCATGGATTCGGCCGAGGCGGTGATCGCCAAGTTCGGCGTGCGCCCGAACCAGATCGTCGACCTGCTGGCGCTGATGGGCGACACCGTCGACAACGTGCCCGGCGTGGAGAAGTGCGGCCCCAAGACCGCCGTCAAGTGGCTTGCCGAATACGACTCGCTTGATGGCGTGATCGCCAACGCCGACAAGATCAAGGGCAAGATCGGCGAGAACCTGCGCGCCGCGCTGCCACGCCTGCCGCTCAATCGCGAGCTGGTCACCATCAAGACCGACGTGACGCTGGCCAGCGGCCCGCGCGCGCTGGATCTGCGCGAGCCCAATGCCGAAACGCTGGCGGTGCTGTACGCACGCCACGGCTTCACTCAAGCGCTACGCGAACTCGGCGGCGCTGCAGCTCAGGCCGGTCTGTCGATCGAGCCGATGGCGCTGGGCGCTGCCGCAGCCGCAGCCAGTGCCCGTACCGAGCCCGGTCGCGCGCGCGGCACCGGCTTCGTGTCCGGCCCGGTCAGCCCGCCGGTGGAAATGGACCCCGCGCTGTCCGCACCCGGGCAGTACGACACCATCCTGACCCAGGAACAGCTCGACAGCTGGATTGCGCGTCTGCGCGCCACAGGCGAGTTCGCCTTTGATACCGAAACCGACAGCCTGGACCCGTTGCAGGCCGATCTGATCGGCCTGAGCGTGGCCGCCGAGCCCGGCCAGGCAGCGTATCTGCCGTTCGGCCACACCTTCCCCGGCGTCCCGGCCCAGCTCGACCGCACCCAGGCGCTGGCCCAGCTGGCGCCGTTGCTCACCGACCCTGCCGTGCGCAAGCTCGGCCAGCACGGCAAGTACGATCTGCACGTGATGCGCCGCCACGGCATCGCCCTGGCCGGCTACAGCGAGGACACCTTGCTGGAGAGCTTTGTGCTCAATTCCGGGAGCGCCCGCCACGACTTGGATAGCCTGGCCAAGCGCTATCTGGGCTATGACACCGTCAAATACGAAGACGTCTGCGGCAAGGGCACCAAGCAGATCCCGTTCGCGCAGATCAGCCTGGACGACGCCACCCGCTACGCCGCCGAAGATGCCGACATCACCCTGCGCCTGCACCACGTGCTCGGCCCCAAGCTGGCTGCCGAGCCGGGGCTGGAGCGCGTCTATCGCGACATCGAGATCCCGCTAGTGGAAGTGCTGGCGCGTATCGAGGCCAACGGCGTGTGTGTGGACGCAGCCGAACTGCGCCGGCAAAGCGCCGACCTGTCCAAGCGCATGCTCGCCGCTCAGCAAAAGGCCACCGAGCTGGCCGGGCGCACCTTCAACATGGATTCTCCCAAACAGCTGCAGGCGTTGTTGTTCGATGAGCTCAAGCTACCGGCCGTGATCAAGACGCCCAAGGGCCAGCCCTCGACCAACGAAGAAGCGCTGGAAGCCATCGCCGACCAACACGCGCTGCCGCGGGTGATCCTGGAGTACCGCGGCCTGACCAAGCTGCGCAGCACCTACACCGACAAGCTGCCGGAAATGATCCACCCGCAGTCCGGGCGGGTGCACACCAGCTACCACCAGGCCGGTGCCGCGACCGGGCGTTTGTCCTCGTCCGATCCGAATCTGCAGAACATCCCGATCCGCACCGAAGACGGCCGCCGCATCCGCCGTGCCTTCGTCGCCCCGGCCGGGCGCAAGCTGATCGCCTGCGACTACTCGCAGATCGAACTACGCATCATGGCGCACCTGTCCGGCGACCCTGGGCTGGTAGGCGCGTTCGAGTCCGGCGCCGACGTGCACCGCGCCACTGCAGCGGAAGTGTTCGGCCGCACGATCGACACCGTCAGCGTTGATGAGCGCCGCGCCGCCAAGGCGATCAATTTCGGCCTGATGTACGGCATGAGCGCGTTCGGCCTGGCCCGGCAACTTGGCATCGGTCGTGGCGAGGCGCAGGACTACATCGCGCTGTATTTCAGCCGCTACCCGGGCGTGCGCGATTTCATGGAAACCACCCGCCAGCAGGCGCGCGACAAGGGCTACGTGGAAACGGTGTTCGGCCGCCGGCTATACCTGGACTTCATCAACGCCGGCAGCCAGGGCCAGCGCGCCGGCGCCGAGCGCGCGGCCATCAACGCGCCGATGCAGGGCACCGCCGCCGACATCATCAAGCGCGCCATGGTCAGCGTGGATGGCTGGATCGCCGGCCACGCCGAGCGCGCGTTGATGATTCTGCAAGTGCACGATGAACTGGTATTTGAGGCCGATGCCGATTTTGTCGACACGCTGCTGAGTGAGGTCACCACGCGGATGTCGTCGGCCGCCGAGTTGCGTGTCCCGCTTGTAGTCGATTCCGGTGTTGGCGTTAACTGGGACCAAGCCCACTGA